A genomic stretch from Setaria viridis chromosome 1, Setaria_viridis_v4.0, whole genome shotgun sequence includes:
- the LOC117839889 gene encoding DNA-3-methyladenine glycosylase, with protein sequence MRSIPSVHSTHPLLRRTLGLKPHLSPSASAAVEASPMTTSGAPTPQRFKRSSPRKKSQLRSRRLAAGEAEASKASALARAPLPAPLEVDAVPPVGRALPRQFFEVDALDLAPRLLGKLLRRDEVVLRITEVEAYRPNDSACHGRFGITARTAPVFGPGGHAYVYLCYGLHMMLNVVADVEGVGAAVLIRSCSPVSGLETIQWRRGQQTEKPVLLTGPGKVGQALGLSTDWSNHPLYTPGGLEVLDGPEPDGILVGPRVGIEYASPEHVAAPWRFAIAGTPWISAPKNTLRPR encoded by the exons ATGCGATCCATCCCGTCCGTCCATTCCACGCATCCCCTCCTCCGCCGAACACTCGGACTCAAACCCCACCTCTCGCcgtcggcgagcgccgccgtTGAGGCATCGCCGATGACCACCTCCGGCGCACCCACGCCCCAACGCTTCAAGCGCTCCTCCCCAAGGAAGAAGTCGCAGCTAAGaagccgccgcctcgccgccggagaGGCCGAGGCTTCGAAGGCCTCGGCGTTGGCCAGAGCGCCGCTTCCCGCACCGCTGGAGGTGGACGCGGTGCCGCCTGTTGGGCGCGCATTGCCGCGACAGTTCTTCGAGGTGGATGCCCTCGACCTCGCCCCCCGCCTCCTCGGCAAGCTCCTGCGCCGCGACGAAGTTGTCCTCCGCATCACCGAG GTGGAGGCCTACAGGCCAAATGATTCCGCATGCCACGGCCGGTTCGGCATCACCGCGAGGACTGCCCCAGTG TTTGGACCGGGAGGCCATGCATATGTGTATCTATGCTATGGGCTCCACATGATGCTCAATGTCGTTGCCGACGTGGAGGGAGTTGGTGCTGCTGTTTTGATCCGGTCATGTTCTCCGGTTAGCG GCCTTGAAACAATTCAGTGGCGCCGTGGTCAACAAACTGAGAAACCAGTCCTACTTACAGGACCAGGAAAG GTTGGGCAAGCTCTGGGTCTATCCACTGATTGGTCGAACCATCCTCTTTACACACCTG GTGGGTTGGAAGTGTTGGACGGACCAGAGCCGGATGGCATTTTGGTTGGTCCCCGCGTCGGCATCGAATACGCATCTCCGGAGCATGTCGCCGCGCCCTGGAGGTTCGCCATTGCCGGCACTCCGTGGATCAGCGCCCCCAAAAATACCCTTCGGCCACGCTGA